Proteins encoded within one genomic window of Citricoccus muralis:
- a CDS encoding RDD family protein, translating to MSSATVITGEAVVLQLRPATIIQRAAATLIDGVALALLTVGLIWALAQFDVTLDQAAGQAAVIVAMVFLLVLVPFTVETLTRGRSLGKWALGLRAVRDDGGGVRARHVLARVLTGVFEVWMTAGSVAVIASMMNERGKRLGDMVAGTYLITQRLPKPPPPLPDVPAPLRQWASTADVGRLPDSLAVAITRFLRQAERMLPEARQRTAWNLTQQVAPYVAPGPGAQVPPEAFLHAVVAERRNRDYAILQARREAMQERASRLVRSRSF from the coding sequence ATGAGTTCAGCCACCGTTATCACTGGTGAGGCGGTCGTCCTGCAGCTGCGCCCGGCCACGATCATTCAGCGCGCGGCCGCCACCCTCATCGACGGCGTGGCGCTGGCGCTCCTGACCGTGGGGCTGATCTGGGCTTTGGCGCAGTTCGATGTGACGCTAGACCAGGCCGCGGGACAAGCGGCGGTGATCGTCGCGATGGTCTTTCTGCTGGTGCTGGTGCCCTTCACCGTGGAGACGCTCACCCGGGGCCGCTCCCTGGGCAAGTGGGCATTGGGATTACGTGCGGTACGGGATGACGGCGGCGGGGTGCGCGCCCGCCACGTGCTGGCCCGGGTGCTCACCGGGGTCTTTGAGGTGTGGATGACCGCGGGCTCGGTTGCGGTGATCGCTTCGATGATGAACGAGCGCGGCAAGCGCCTCGGCGACATGGTGGCCGGGACCTACCTGATCACCCAGCGGCTACCGAAGCCGCCTCCCCCACTGCCGGACGTCCCGGCCCCGCTGCGCCAGTGGGCTTCTACGGCCGACGTCGGCCGGTTGCCGGATTCCTTGGCGGTGGCTATTACTCGGTTCTTGCGGCAGGCCGAGAGGATGCTGCCCGAGGCCCGCCAGCGCACCGCCTGGAACCTCACCCAGCAGGTGGCACCCTATGTGGCGCCGGGTCCCGGTGCCCAGGTTCCGCCCGAGGCGTTTCTGCACGCGGTGGTCGCCGAACGCAGAAACCGGGACTACGCGATCCTGCAGGCCCGTCGTGAGGCCATGCAAGAACGCGCGTCCCGGTTGGTGCGCAGTCGCTCCTTTTAG
- a CDS encoding stage II sporulation protein M — translation MDLDAFTAVNQQDWDRLRTLSKRRRLSSAEIDELVELYGRASTHLSVVQAQDPDGPHASGLSLVVAAARTRLTSATENPGSVVREFVSRQLPAAFYRIRWMTVILGVLFCAVGTAYATWVATSPEVLASLMTPEEQEAFVQEDFVQYYSENPAGSFASLVWTNNAWIAAQEVAFGITGFFVPYVLYTNAQSIGMSAGVMAAHDELDTFFLFILPHGFMELTAIFIAGAAGLQIFWALVAPGRQTRMASVGSAGRSLITVAIGLVGVLFVSALVEAFVTPADWPDPVRLGIGAAVLAGYWVYTLLLGRRAVRDGVTGDLSRTDSGAHQLTA, via the coding sequence GTGGATCTTGACGCCTTCACCGCCGTGAACCAGCAAGACTGGGACCGTCTGCGCACCCTGTCCAAGCGCCGGCGCCTCAGCTCAGCGGAGATTGATGAGCTGGTGGAGCTCTACGGCCGGGCTTCCACCCACCTCTCCGTGGTCCAGGCCCAAGACCCCGACGGCCCCCACGCCAGTGGCCTCTCCCTGGTGGTCGCCGCGGCCCGCACCCGGCTCACCTCCGCCACCGAAAATCCCGGCTCGGTGGTGCGAGAATTCGTCTCGCGGCAGCTCCCGGCTGCGTTCTATCGGATCCGCTGGATGACGGTGATCCTCGGGGTGCTGTTCTGCGCGGTGGGTACCGCCTACGCCACCTGGGTAGCCACCTCCCCGGAGGTGCTGGCCTCGCTGATGACCCCCGAAGAACAAGAAGCCTTCGTCCAAGAGGACTTCGTTCAGTACTACTCGGAAAATCCGGCCGGCTCCTTCGCCTCCCTGGTGTGGACCAACAACGCCTGGATCGCCGCCCAGGAAGTAGCGTTCGGGATCACCGGGTTCTTCGTGCCCTACGTGCTCTACACCAATGCCCAAAGCATCGGCATGTCCGCCGGGGTGATGGCGGCCCATGATGAGCTGGACACTTTCTTCTTGTTCATCCTGCCGCACGGGTTCATGGAGCTCACCGCCATTTTCATCGCCGGTGCCGCTGGACTGCAGATTTTCTGGGCCCTGGTGGCTCCCGGCCGCCAAACGCGCATGGCCTCGGTGGGTTCCGCCGGGCGCTCGCTGATCACCGTCGCCATCGGTCTCGTGGGCGTACTGTTCGTCTCCGCCCTGGTGGAGGCTTTCGTCACTCCCGCCGACTGGCCCGATCCGGTGCGCCTGGGTATCGGTGCCGCCGTGCTGGCCGGGTACTGGGTGTACACCCTGCTGCTCGGGCGCCGTGCGGTGCGCGACGGCGTCACCGGAGACCTCTCCCGCACCGACTCTGGAGCCCATCAGCTTACCGCCTGA